From a region of the Pukyongiella litopenaei genome:
- a CDS encoding glycosyltransferase family 10 domain-containing protein: protein MAEAPAIAVLPYGSRLGGDLPHQPLDRLNWPLGRPARLDGGCVGDMGRDDHLIVYPRTAMHVQPRWGCPAHVSMMVVEPNIMHGRHLRLLRLTHRRFFRVFSYDREFLGRIPNGIFLPYGTTWVPDWRDLDLTKTAHMSLIASAKRDHPGHKLRHDMVAMVQAEALDVAVMGRGYTPFETKADGLAPFRFSVVIENVRQQNYFSEKLIDALLCDTVPIYWGCPNIGDFIDPAAMVICTTGNEMRNAIRSLGADDFDRILPALRAAKETAATYCDVEARAARALRASL, encoded by the coding sequence ATGGCTGAGGCGCCCGCGATTGCCGTTCTGCCCTATGGCAGCCGGCTGGGCGGAGACCTGCCGCACCAGCCGCTGGACCGGCTGAACTGGCCGTTGGGCCGGCCCGCGCGGCTCGATGGCGGATGCGTCGGCGACATGGGGCGTGACGACCACCTGATCGTCTATCCCCGGACCGCGATGCACGTCCAGCCGCGCTGGGGATGCCCGGCGCATGTGTCGATGATGGTGGTCGAACCCAACATCATGCATGGCCGCCACCTGCGGCTGCTGCGGCTGACCCATCGCCGGTTCTTTCGCGTGTTCAGCTATGACCGGGAGTTCCTGGGCCGGATTCCGAACGGGATCTTCCTGCCCTACGGCACCACATGGGTGCCGGACTGGCGCGATCTCGACCTGACCAAGACCGCGCATATGTCGCTGATCGCCTCGGCCAAGCGCGATCACCCCGGCCACAAGCTGCGCCATGACATGGTCGCGATGGTGCAGGCCGAGGCGCTGGACGTGGCGGTGATGGGACGGGGCTATACCCCGTTCGAGACCAAGGCGGACGGTCTCGCGCCGTTCCGGTTCTCGGTGGTGATCGAAAACGTGCGGCAGCAGAACTATTTCTCGGAGAAGCTGATCGACGCGCTGTTGTGCGACACCGTGCCGATCTATTGGGGCTGCCCGAATATCGGCGATTTCATCGACCCGGCGGCGATGGTGATCTGCACCACGGGCAACGAGATGCGAAACGCGATCCGCAGCCTGGGTGCCGACGATTTCGACCGCATCCTGCCGGCGCTGCGGGCGGCAAAGGAAACCGCCGCAACCTATTGCGATGTCGAGGCGCGGGCAGCCCGGGCGCTGCGCGCGTCGCTCTGA
- a CDS encoding PhzF family phenazine biosynthesis protein yields MSRFDFDWVDAFSSRPFGGNGCAVVHGGAALDDDTCMGFVRETSLVECTFTGPSDVADMRVRYFLASREIPFAGHPTLATVAALRDRGLVAGGRVVLETAAGLVPVVLDGGDIEMTQMAPQFGASPDPALVARCVGLPPDAVAAPPQFVSTGLPFCITLLRDHADLRAARLNVGALRDLAAEAGYGSTDMLEPFLVTLRGATGEGDTFSRLLMAPPSPPEDPFTGSATGAMAAYLWRHGLMAGDSFIAEQGHWMGRPGQARVTRIGSADAPEGVKVAGQGYVLMRGSVDLPDG; encoded by the coding sequence TTGAGCCGGTTCGACTTCGACTGGGTCGATGCCTTTTCCAGCCGCCCCTTCGGCGGCAACGGCTGCGCCGTCGTGCATGGCGGCGCGGCGCTGGACGACGACACCTGCATGGGGTTCGTCCGTGAGACCTCGCTGGTGGAATGCACCTTTACCGGCCCGTCGGACGTGGCCGATATGCGGGTGCGCTACTTTCTCGCCAGCCGGGAAATTCCCTTTGCCGGTCACCCCACGCTCGCCACGGTTGCCGCGTTGCGCGACCGGGGGCTGGTCGCGGGTGGCCGGGTGGTGCTCGAAACCGCCGCCGGGCTGGTGCCCGTGGTGCTGGACGGCGGCGACATCGAGATGACCCAGATGGCGCCGCAATTCGGCGCCAGCCCCGATCCGGCGCTCGTGGCACGCTGTGTCGGCCTGCCGCCCGATGCGGTGGCCGCGCCGCCGCAATTCGTTTCGACCGGGCTGCCATTCTGCATCACCCTGCTGCGCGATCACGCGGATCTGCGCGCCGCGCGGCTGAATGTCGGCGCCCTGCGCGACCTGGCCGCCGAGGCGGGATATGGCAGCACGGACATGCTCGAGCCGTTCCTGGTGACGCTGAGAGGCGCAACCGGCGAGGGCGATACGTTTTCTCGATTGCTGATGGCGCCGCCCAGCCCGCCCGAAGACCCGTTCACCGGATCGGCCACCGGCGCGATGGCGGCCTATCTGTGGCGGCACGGGCTGATGGCCGGGGACAGTTTCATCGCCGAACAGGGGCACTGGATGGGCCGGCCCGGCCAGGCGCGGGTGACCCGGATCGGGTCCGCCGATGCGCCCGAGGGCGTGAAGGTGGCCGGGCAGGGCTATGTGCTGATGCGCGGCAGCGTGGATCTGCCCGATGGCTGA
- a CDS encoding bifunctional sulfate adenylyltransferase/adenylylsulfate kinase, with the protein MQIPNLAPIPELFVSYESAQKLKSEAADLKSHDLSPRQICDLELLMNGGFNPLKGFLGQEDYDGVVDNMRLADGTLWPMPITLDVSEDFAEGLTLGEDIALRDQEGVILATMTVTDRWTPDKSREAEQVFGADDDAHPAVNYLHNTAGKVYLGGPVVGIQPPVHYDFRARRDTPNELRAFFRKVGWRRVVAFQTRNPLHRAHQELTFRAAKEAQANLLIHPVVGMTKPGDVDHFTRVRCYEAVLDKYPASTTSMSLLNLAMRMAGPREAVWHAIIRRNHGCTHFIVGRDHAGPGKNSAGEDFYGPYDAQDLVREHQQEIGIEMVDFKHMVYVQERAQYEPNDEIADKDNVTILNISGTELRRRLREGLEIPDWFSFSEVVEQLRNRYPPRSKQGFTVFFTGFSGSGKSTIANALMVKLMEMGDRPVTLLDGDIVRKNLSSELGFSKEHRDLNIRRIGYVASEITKNGGIAICAPIAPYATTRRAVREEIEAYGAFVEIHVATTIEECERRDRKGLYKLAREGKIKEFTGISDPYDVPENPELRVETENVEVDNCAHQVLLKLESMGLIAG; encoded by the coding sequence ATGCAAATTCCCAATCTTGCCCCGATCCCCGAGCTTTTCGTGTCCTACGAGAGCGCGCAGAAACTCAAGAGCGAAGCCGCCGACCTGAAGAGCCACGACCTGTCGCCGCGGCAGATCTGCGACCTCGAACTGCTGATGAACGGCGGGTTCAACCCGCTCAAGGGGTTCCTGGGCCAGGAAGACTACGACGGCGTCGTCGACAACATGCGGCTGGCCGACGGCACGCTGTGGCCGATGCCGATCACGCTGGACGTGTCCGAGGATTTCGCCGAGGGGCTGACCCTGGGCGAAGACATCGCCCTGCGCGATCAGGAAGGCGTCATTCTCGCCACGATGACCGTCACCGACCGCTGGACCCCGGACAAGTCGCGCGAGGCGGAACAGGTGTTCGGCGCCGATGACGACGCGCACCCGGCGGTGAACTACCTGCACAACACGGCCGGCAAGGTCTATCTGGGCGGCCCGGTGGTCGGCATCCAGCCGCCGGTGCATTACGATTTCCGCGCCCGCCGCGACACCCCGAACGAGCTGCGCGCCTTTTTCCGCAAGGTCGGCTGGCGCCGGGTGGTGGCGTTCCAGACCCGCAACCCGCTGCACCGCGCGCACCAGGAACTGACCTTCCGCGCCGCCAAGGAAGCGCAGGCCAACCTGCTGATCCACCCGGTCGTCGGCATGACCAAACCCGGCGACGTGGACCATTTCACCCGCGTGCGCTGCTACGAGGCGGTGCTGGACAAATACCCCGCCTCGACCACCTCGATGTCGCTGCTGAACCTGGCCATGCGCATGGCCGGCCCGCGCGAGGCGGTCTGGCACGCGATCATCCGCCGCAACCACGGCTGCACCCATTTCATCGTCGGGCGCGACCATGCCGGACCGGGCAAGAACTCGGCCGGCGAGGATTTCTATGGCCCCTATGACGCGCAGGACCTGGTGCGCGAACACCAGCAGGAAATCGGCATCGAGATGGTCGATTTCAAACACATGGTCTATGTGCAGGAACGCGCGCAATACGAACCCAATGACGAAATCGCCGACAAGGACAACGTCACGATCCTGAACATCTCGGGCACCGAACTGCGCCGCCGCCTGCGCGAAGGCCTGGAGATCCCCGATTGGTTTTCCTTCTCCGAGGTGGTCGAACAGCTGCGCAACCGGTATCCGCCCCGGTCCAAGCAGGGCTTTACCGTGTTTTTCACCGGCTTTTCGGGGTCCGGCAAATCCACCATCGCCAACGCGCTGATGGTCAAGCTGATGGAAATGGGCGACCGGCCGGTGACGCTGCTCGATGGCGACATCGTGCGCAAGAACCTGAGCTCCGAGCTGGGTTTCTCGAAGGAACACCGCGACCTGAACATCCGCCGCATCGGCTATGTCGCCTCGGAGATCACCAAGAACGGCGGCATCGCCATCTGCGCGCCGATCGCGCCCTATGCCACCACCCGCCGCGCCGTGCGCGAGGAGATCGAAGCCTACGGCGCCTTTGTCGAAATTCACGTCGCGACCACCATTGAGGAATGCGAACGCCGCGACCGCAAGGGGCTCTACAAGCTGGCGCGCGAGGGCAAGATCAAGGAATTCACCGGCATATCCGACCCCTATGACGTGCCGGAAAACCCGGAACTGCGGGTCGAAACCGAAAACGTGGAGGTCGACAACTGCGCCCACCAGGTGCTGCTCAAGCTCGAATCCATGGGGTTGATCGCCGGCTGA